Genomic DNA from Haloarcula marina:
GAGGACGGCGCGGCCCTCGTCCTGAACGTCGACGGAGACCTGAACGAACTGGCCGCCGGGTTCGCCCGGCCGGTGAAGGAAGCGGACGGCGAACTGATGCACTTCCGAGGCTTCCTCGTGGTGACGCCGCCGGGCGTCAGCATCGACACCGACCGACTCTGAGTACGTCGAGGACTCGCCTCACTCCCCGGCCACGAGGGTCAGGTAGTGGCCGTCGGGGTCGCGGATTCTCACCCCTTCATCGACAGAGGTTACGGCGAGGGCGTCGTCGGCCACCTGGCGGGCGGCGGCGCTCGGGTCGTCGGCGACCATCCCGAAATCGACGTGGACGCCGCCTCGGGCGTCGGCGATACCGAGACGGGGTTCCCACAGTTCGAGGTCCAGTTCTCCCGTCGTCAGTCGGACCCGTCCCGCATCGCGGCCGTCGTCAACCATCTCGAAGTCGAGTCGCCGGTAGAAGTCGACGGCCGAATCGAGGTCCTCGACTTCGAGGACGAGTTCGAACAGACCGGTGACGCCCGACCCCTCGTGGCTCCGTTCGCCCAGTTCCACGCAGTTGCCCTCCGGGTCGTAGAAGTACAGCGAGCGCGCGTCGCCGAACGTCTCCTCCACGAGGTCGAAACGCTCGTCGAGGCGGTCCCACCAGTCGTCGTACTCCCGTTCCGGAATCGTCATCGCGTAGTGGGTGTGGAGGCCGCCGCGAGGGACCGGTCCGGGCGCGCGCAGTCGGATGTCAGTCTCGCCAGCCGCGAGTACCGCCTCTCCCTCCGTCTCCTCGACAACGTCGAGTTCGAGGAAGGCGTCGTAGAACGCGGTCATCCGGTCGGTGTACTTCACTTCGAGCGTGAGCCACGCCGGGCGTGAAAGCATGGCTGGCGATTGGGGCGCGAGCGACAAAACTCTCCGTCCGTCGCCGACCGGGTCGCCAAACTCTCGGCACGAACCCGAGCGTTTTAGAGCATTTATCCACGCCGAAGCCGTACAGGGGGTATGCCGATGAAAGGTTCGGGCGCGGCCACGAGTTGGGAGGAGACGAACCGCTGGGAGCGCGGGGCCAGTTGGCTCGCGTATCCCCACGAGACGATGCAACGGGCGAGCCACGTCCTCGAAACGGACGCGGGCGCTATCGTCGTCGACCCGGTGGACGCCGACGGCATCGACGACCTGTTCGCCGAGTTCGGCGAGGTGGCGGGCGTCGTCATCCTCCTAGACCGCCACAAGCGAGACAGCGCGGCCATCGCGAACCGCCACGACGCGCCCGTCTACGTCCCCGACTGGATGGACGACGTGGAATCGGCCCTCGACGCGCCCGTCGAGCGCGTCCACCGGCAGATTCCGGGGACCGACTACGGGGTCCACAAGCACATCAACAACCCGTTCTGGCAGGAGGCGACGCTGTACGGCGACGCGGACGACACGCTCGTCGTCTCAGAATCGCTGGGGACGGCCGACTACTTCCTCGCGGGGAACGAACGCCTCGGCGTCCACCCGATGCTCCGCCTGTTCCCGCCGTCGAAACTGAAACGGCTGAGCCCCGACCGCCTGCTGGTCGGCCACGGTCACGGTATCATGGACGACGCGACGGAGGCGATAGCCTACGCCCTCAGCGGGTCGCGTAGCCGGACGCCGCAACTGTACGCGAAGGCGTTCAAGTCGTTCGTCCTCGGCTGACTCGACAGTTCGCCGACGGGATTATACGCGCGCCCGACGAACAGTGACGTGTGGTGTACGTCACGCGCGGACTCGTCGAGACGCTGTTACGCTTAGCCAGCGAGGCCGAACCCGACGACGTGACCATCTCCCTCGCGGTCACGCGGGCGAAGGACCTCCCGGACGCCGACCTGGA
This window encodes:
- a CDS encoding DUF5779 family protein, encoding MSEFEGLDLQAVEDQMAADEDGGGCNRVVLGVLDGDTDDDEWVDLIEDGAALVLNVDGDLNELAAGFARPVKEADGELMHFRGFLVVTPPGVSIDTDRL
- a CDS encoding VOC family protein, producing MLSRPAWLTLEVKYTDRMTAFYDAFLELDVVEETEGEAVLAAGETDIRLRAPGPVPRGGLHTHYAMTIPEREYDDWWDRLDERFDLVEETFGDARSLYFYDPEGNCVELGERSHEGSGVTGLFELVLEVEDLDSAVDFYRRLDFEMVDDGRDAGRVRLTTGELDLELWEPRLGIADARGGVHVDFGMVADDPSAAARQVADDALAVTSVDEGVRIRDPDGHYLTLVAGE